In Holophagales bacterium, one DNA window encodes the following:
- the glmU gene encoding bifunctional UDP-N-acetylglucosamine diphosphorylase/glucosamine-1-phosphate N-acetyltransferase GlmU, with the protein MPRSSPLPRFAVVLAAGKGTRMKSSRPKVLHEAGGRPLLGWVLAAARAAGCERLAVIVGHGADAVRGAFAAEPILWVEQTEQLGTGHALAQAEAAVRASVTGESLLLVLSGDVPLLSPATLVALAEAAERGWGAMATATLAEPGGLGRVIARPDGTLARIVEAADASPAERAIRSVNAGLYALRAPAIFDDLRRLRPDNAKGELYLTDALGLAAEDGRSIALVDLDEPAEAWGVNDRADLAKAEAWLVARKARALMGDGVTLLAPERTRVEAQVEIGADTVLHADVTLLGATRVGRGCTLHQGAWLRNTTVDDGAVVEPYSVIDGAHVGPGCRVGPFARLRPGTVLEAGARVGNFVEVKNATLGRGAKANHLAYLGDASVGERANIGAGVVTCNYDGEAKHRTTVGAGAFVGSDTMLVAPVSIGVEATTAAGSVVTRDVPDGALAVERSEQRLYPGWAERRKRRTAPRRPRPEKE; encoded by the coding sequence ATGCCCAGATCCTCTCCGCTCCCCCGTTTCGCCGTGGTGCTCGCCGCCGGCAAGGGCACCCGGATGAAGTCGTCCCGCCCGAAGGTGCTGCACGAAGCCGGAGGCCGCCCGCTCCTCGGCTGGGTCCTCGCCGCTGCGCGCGCGGCGGGATGTGAACGCCTGGCGGTCATCGTCGGACACGGCGCCGACGCGGTCCGCGGCGCCTTCGCCGCGGAGCCGATTCTCTGGGTCGAGCAGACCGAGCAGCTCGGCACCGGTCACGCCCTCGCCCAGGCCGAGGCCGCTGTCCGCGCCTCGGTCACCGGCGAGTCGCTCCTGCTCGTCCTCTCGGGCGACGTCCCGCTCCTCTCCCCGGCGACGCTCGTCGCCCTCGCCGAGGCGGCCGAGCGCGGCTGGGGCGCGATGGCCACCGCGACGCTCGCCGAGCCGGGAGGGCTCGGGAGAGTGATCGCCCGCCCGGACGGGACGCTTGCGCGCATCGTCGAAGCGGCCGACGCCTCGCCCGCCGAGCGCGCCATCCGCTCGGTCAACGCCGGCCTCTACGCCCTGCGCGCGCCGGCGATCTTCGACGACCTGCGCCGGCTGCGCCCGGACAACGCCAAGGGCGAGCTCTACCTGACCGACGCACTCGGCCTGGCCGCCGAAGACGGCCGGTCGATCGCGCTCGTCGACCTCGACGAGCCGGCCGAGGCCTGGGGGGTCAACGACCGCGCCGACCTCGCCAAGGCCGAGGCCTGGCTTGTCGCCCGCAAGGCTCGCGCCCTGATGGGGGATGGGGTCACGCTCCTCGCCCCGGAGCGCACCCGCGTCGAGGCGCAGGTCGAGATCGGCGCCGACACGGTGCTGCACGCCGACGTCACGCTTCTCGGCGCCACCCGCGTCGGCCGCGGCTGCACGCTCCACCAGGGCGCCTGGTTGCGCAACACCACGGTGGACGACGGCGCGGTCGTCGAACCCTATTCGGTGATCGACGGGGCACACGTCGGACCCGGTTGCCGGGTCGGACCGTTCGCCCGCCTGCGTCCGGGCACGGTGCTCGAGGCCGGCGCGCGCGTCGGCAACTTCGTCGAGGTGAAGAACGCGACGCTCGGCCGCGGCGCCAAGGCGAACCACCTCGCCTATCTCGGCGACGCCTCCGTCGGGGAGCGCGCCAACATCGGCGCCGGCGTGGTGACCTGCAACTACGACGGCGAGGCCAAGCACCGCACGACGGTCGGTGCCGGGGCGTTCGTCGGCAGTGACACGATGCTCGTCGCACCCGTATCCATCGGCGTGGAGGCGACGACGGCCGCCGGTTCGGTCGTCACCAGGGACGTGCCGGACGGCGCGCTCGCCGTCGAGCGCTCCGAGCAGCGCCTCTACCCGGGGTGGGCCGAGCGCCGCAAGCGCCGGACCGCGCCGCGCCGACCGCGACCGGAGAAGGAGTAG
- a CDS encoding acetyl xylan esterase: MSWIRSAIVASIGLAWFAGAPAGAVAILNDGFESGDLAAWRFVAGEIASLHLIGRFDLAPPTPLSFAWPGSEIRTRFSGSSISVELAESAPNRFDVVVDGVAQPLLATLAGTRTYVLASGLSTGPHGLVLTRRSESFFGVTQFLGFPGATLIPTAAPTRLLELIGDSITCGYGVLGVGPSCSFSIDTEAETRAWGALAASSLGAAHASIAYSGKGAYRNYDGTTSNTMPVLWTRTLADNASSVWGFSWTPAAVVINLGTNDFAGGDPGTAFVNAMKALIAQVRLHYPNAEIVVTSSPMLDGSNHTLEASYLQSAVSASGAHVSYLDIPTQNPVNGYGCDWHPSGTTQQLMATTLASYLHTLLGW; the protein is encoded by the coding sequence GTGAGCTGGATTCGAAGCGCCATCGTCGCGTCGATCGGGCTCGCCTGGTTCGCGGGTGCCCCGGCCGGCGCGGTGGCGATCCTCAACGACGGATTCGAGAGTGGGGACCTCGCGGCCTGGCGGTTCGTGGCCGGCGAGATCGCGTCGCTTCACCTGATCGGCCGCTTCGATCTCGCCCCGCCCACGCCGCTGAGTTTCGCCTGGCCCGGGAGCGAGATCCGGACGCGCTTTTCGGGCAGCTCCATCTCGGTCGAGCTGGCAGAGTCCGCTCCGAACCGCTTCGACGTCGTCGTCGACGGCGTTGCGCAACCCCTGCTGGCGACGCTTGCGGGCACGCGGACCTACGTGTTGGCCTCGGGACTCTCGACCGGCCCGCACGGTCTCGTGCTGACCCGTCGCTCGGAATCGTTCTTCGGCGTCACCCAGTTTCTGGGTTTCCCAGGGGCCACGCTGATCCCGACCGCTGCGCCGACGCGACTTCTCGAGCTGATCGGCGACTCGATCACCTGCGGCTACGGCGTGCTGGGCGTCGGCCCCTCGTGCTCGTTCTCGATCGACACCGAGGCCGAGACGCGCGCCTGGGGAGCGCTGGCGGCGAGCTCCCTCGGCGCGGCCCATGCCTCGATTGCGTACTCCGGCAAGGGCGCCTACCGGAACTACGACGGGACCACCTCGAACACGATGCCCGTCCTCTGGACCCGCACCCTCGCCGACAACGCGTCGAGCGTCTGGGGCTTCTCCTGGACGCCCGCGGCGGTGGTGATCAACCTGGGGACGAACGACTTCGCCGGCGGAGACCCTGGCACCGCGTTCGTCAACGCGATGAAGGCGCTCATCGCCCAGGTCCGCCTGCACTACCCGAATGCCGAGATCGTCGTCACCTCGAGCCCGATGCTCGACGGCTCCAACCACACGTTGGAGGCCTCGTATCTCCAATCCGCCGTCAGCGCCTCCGGCGCCCACGTGAGCTATCTCGACATCCCCACCCAGAACCCTGTCAACGGCTACGGCTGCGACTGGCACCCCAGCGGCACGACGCAACAGCTCATGGCCACGACCCTCGCGAGCTACCTGCACACGCTGCTCGGGTGGTGA
- the yvcK gene encoding uridine diphosphate-N-acetylglucosamine-binding protein YvcK: MRRGLARAPLTGIVTVADDGGSSGRLRRDFGVLPPGDIRNCLAALADEEDLLTRLFQYRFDAGEGLAGHPFGNLFLTALTDLTGDFSQAILAAERILSVRGRILPSTLADVRLRARGASGRWHEGESAVGRAGEPIQRLALVPASAPAFPAALAALAEADLIVLGPGSLYTSLLPNLLIDGLRTALARRQAPAVLPLNLMTQPGETDGLDAVGHLAALERHAGKGLIDLVLVHGGQIPESRLAAYRASGAEPVVVARRALERRGVAVVEADLLAPGDLLVRHDPARLAAAVLACRRC, from the coding sequence CTGCGGCGCGGGCTCGCGCGCGCGCCTCTGACGGGGATCGTCACCGTCGCCGACGACGGCGGCTCCTCGGGACGGCTGCGCCGCGACTTCGGGGTGCTGCCGCCGGGCGACATCCGCAACTGCCTCGCCGCGCTCGCCGACGAAGAGGATCTCCTCACCCGGCTCTTCCAATACCGTTTCGACGCCGGGGAAGGGCTGGCCGGACACCCGTTCGGCAACCTCTTCCTGACCGCCCTGACCGACCTGACCGGCGACTTCTCGCAGGCGATCCTCGCCGCCGAACGGATCCTCTCGGTGCGCGGGCGGATCCTGCCGTCGACCCTCGCCGATGTCCGCCTGCGCGCCCGTGGGGCCTCGGGTCGCTGGCACGAGGGGGAATCGGCCGTGGGCCGGGCCGGCGAGCCGATCCAACGCCTCGCCCTGGTTCCCGCCTCGGCGCCGGCGTTTCCGGCAGCGCTCGCCGCGCTCGCCGAAGCCGACCTGATCGTTCTCGGCCCGGGTTCGCTCTACACCTCGCTGCTTCCCAACCTGCTGATCGACGGCCTGCGGACGGCGCTCGCCCGGCGGCAGGCCCCGGCGGTGCTGCCGCTCAACCTGATGACCCAGCCAGGGGAGACCGACGGGCTCGACGCGGTCGGCCACCTGGCGGCGCTCGAGCGGCACGCCGGCAAGGGTCTGATCGACCTCGTCCTGGTGCATGGCGGCCAAATCCCCGAATCCCGCCTCGCCGCCTACCGGGCGAGCGGCGCCGAACCGGTCGTCGTCGCTCGCCGTGCTCTCGAGCGGCGCGGCGTCGCGGTGGTCGAAGCCGACCTGCTCGCCCCGGGCGATCTGCTGGTGCGCCACGATCCGGCGCGACTCGCCGCCGCCGTTCTCGCCTGCCGCCGCTGCTAG
- a CDS encoding DNRLRE domain-containing protein, whose amino-acid sequence MRPHRIATRFDLPVHKRTASLLAAALLSVVAPIRAQIHEKALVDREVANPADWYKCTVVPPDPAFCPGEPGLYPGGQNVPSGAHAACGSRRAAEVVPLLPPVGSTAPAAPAIGVVALGMSNTNQEWARFERDADAAAEHAARVVLVDLAQGGVDAARMADPGDIYWTLAFQPRLATAGIDPAQVQVAWIKQSIGPESWNPPQVFPEKADVLRGHLATIVGLLRARLPALRLIFFSSRIFGGYAGSEPFAFETAFAVKGLVSEQITDTLGWQGAPWLGWGPYLWADGPLARADGLVWAIGDVESGDHLHPSLAGETKVAHLLRSFLASDARAASWYAPPGFTPPLVVAASADAAVDSAQPSTPLGANGLLALSRVLPSGTERRVYLEFPLDGVSGPIERAKLSLLADATTGAPDGRVEVGDPTVAWNEMSITWDNRPPTTGGTLRTIPSHSRGGALAVDVTSAVQAALAAGRTAITFVLIPNGGGVWGPGYLSREAGEPPRLLLAPAGGSLAPALAADGFEDRPFCGWTRVAP is encoded by the coding sequence ATGAGACCGCATCGCATCGCCACCCGCTTCGACCTTCCCGTGCACAAGCGCACAGCGTCCTTGCTCGCTGCGGCCCTCCTCTCGGTCGTCGCTCCGATCCGGGCCCAGATCCACGAGAAAGCGCTGGTCGATCGCGAGGTCGCGAACCCGGCCGACTGGTACAAGTGCACAGTCGTGCCGCCGGACCCGGCGTTCTGTCCGGGCGAGCCGGGGCTCTACCCCGGCGGGCAGAACGTGCCGAGCGGAGCGCACGCGGCATGTGGAAGCCGGCGGGCGGCGGAGGTCGTGCCGCTGCTCCCGCCCGTGGGCTCGACGGCGCCGGCCGCACCGGCGATCGGCGTCGTCGCCCTCGGCATGTCGAACACCAACCAGGAGTGGGCGCGTTTCGAGCGTGACGCTGACGCGGCGGCGGAGCACGCGGCGCGCGTCGTGCTGGTCGACCTCGCGCAGGGCGGCGTCGACGCCGCGCGCATGGCCGACCCGGGCGACATCTACTGGACCCTCGCCTTCCAACCGCGCCTCGCGACGGCGGGGATCGACCCGGCGCAGGTGCAGGTGGCGTGGATCAAGCAGTCGATCGGCCCCGAGTCGTGGAACCCGCCGCAGGTCTTCCCCGAGAAGGCCGACGTGCTGCGCGGGCATCTCGCGACGATCGTCGGCCTGCTGCGTGCACGGCTCCCGGCGCTGCGGCTGATCTTCTTCTCCTCGCGCATCTTCGGCGGTTACGCCGGCAGCGAGCCGTTCGCCTTCGAGACCGCCTTCGCGGTCAAGGGACTCGTCAGCGAGCAGATCACCGACACGCTCGGCTGGCAGGGTGCGCCGTGGCTCGGTTGGGGTCCGTACCTGTGGGCTGACGGGCCCCTGGCACGCGCGGACGGACTGGTCTGGGCGATCGGGGACGTCGAGTCGGGCGACCACCTCCACCCGAGCCTCGCGGGCGAGACGAAGGTGGCTCATCTGCTGCGCAGCTTCTTGGCCAGCGACGCGCGCGCGGCCTCGTGGTACGCGCCGCCCGGCTTCACCCCACCGCTCGTCGTCGCGGCGAGCGCCGACGCCGCCGTCGACAGCGCCCAGCCGTCGACCCCCCTCGGCGCGAACGGCCTGCTGGCCCTGAGCCGTGTCCTGCCGAGCGGGACCGAGCGGCGCGTCTACCTCGAGTTCCCGCTCGACGGCGTCAGCGGGCCGATCGAACGCGCCAAGCTCTCGCTGCTCGCCGACGCGACGACCGGCGCCCCGGACGGGCGCGTCGAGGTCGGGGACCCGACGGTCGCCTGGAACGAGATGTCGATCACCTGGGACAACCGCCCGCCGACGACGGGCGGCACGCTGCGCACGATCCCCAGCCACAGCCGGGGTGGCGCGCTCGCGGTGGACGTCACCTCCGCCGTGCAGGCAGCGCTCGCCGCCGGCCGCACGGCAATCACCTTCGTGCTCATTCCGAACGGCGGCGGAGTGTGGGGCCCCGGCTACCTGTCGCGGGAAGCGGGGGAGCCGCCGCGACTGCTGCTCGCGCCCGCGGGCGGGTCCCTGGCACCTGCTCTCGCGGCCGACGGCTTCGAGGACCGCCCGTTCTGCGGCTGGACGCGCGTGGCGCCGTGA
- the glmS gene encoding glutamine--fructose-6-phosphate transaminase (isomerizing), protein MCGIVGYVGPRDVVPLLVDGLRRLEYRGYDSAGVAVVGDGGLQTVRAEGKLDRLAEKLARQPLSGRYGLGHTRWATHGAPVERNAHPILDSRRRLAVIHNGIIENFLPLKRRLQSEGWSFVTDTDTEVVANLLSHHLRDDLLAAVQRTVAELEGMYAFAAIALAADQEIVVARSGPPLVLGTGPGEGFLASDPSALLAHTRDVVFLENGDVARLRRGSIDIFDRQGMPVERRVHHLAWDPIQAEKGGYKHFMLKEIHEQSQALQDTFGGRVDFENGRIDFDTFTLAPAEASRLTRLHLLACGTSWHAALVGKFLIEELARLPVAVDYGSEYRYRDPIVDDTVLALGISQSGETADTLSAMEAARDRGARLAAICNVPGSQATRVSDGVIYTHAGPEIGVASTKAFTTQLVALYLLALYLRQQRGGTIPAELLAGLAHLPQAMAQAVALESRTEELARRFHTARNFLYLGRGINYPIALEGALKLKEISYIHAEGYPAGEMKHGPIALIDASLPVLAVATGERVFEKVKSNLQEVKARDGITLVVTDHPDEAFGGVADEILRVPRLPELLQPIVNVVPLQLLAYAIGVRRGCDVDQPRNLAKSVTVE, encoded by the coding sequence ATGTGTGGAATCGTCGGATACGTCGGCCCGCGGGACGTGGTGCCGCTGCTCGTCGACGGGCTGCGCCGGCTCGAGTACCGCGGCTACGACTCGGCGGGCGTCGCCGTGGTGGGAGACGGCGGACTGCAGACCGTGCGCGCCGAGGGCAAGCTCGACCGCCTCGCCGAGAAGCTGGCGCGCCAGCCGCTCAGCGGGCGCTACGGTCTCGGCCACACGCGCTGGGCGACCCACGGCGCGCCGGTCGAGCGCAACGCCCATCCGATCCTCGACTCGCGCCGCCGCCTGGCGGTGATCCACAACGGCATCATCGAGAACTTCCTGCCGCTCAAGCGCCGCCTGCAGAGCGAAGGCTGGAGCTTCGTCACCGACACCGACACCGAAGTGGTGGCCAACCTCCTGTCACACCACCTGCGCGACGACCTGCTGGCGGCCGTGCAGCGCACCGTCGCCGAGCTCGAAGGGATGTACGCCTTCGCCGCGATCGCGCTCGCCGCCGACCAGGAGATCGTCGTCGCCCGCAGCGGTCCGCCGCTGGTGCTCGGCACCGGGCCCGGGGAGGGTTTCCTCGCCTCCGACCCGTCCGCGCTGCTCGCCCACACGCGCGACGTCGTCTTCCTCGAAAACGGCGACGTGGCACGCCTGCGGCGCGGCTCGATCGACATCTTCGACCGCCAGGGCATGCCGGTCGAGCGGCGCGTCCACCATCTCGCCTGGGATCCCATCCAGGCCGAGAAGGGCGGCTACAAGCACTTCATGCTGAAGGAGATCCACGAGCAGTCGCAGGCCCTGCAGGACACCTTCGGCGGGCGCGTCGACTTCGAGAACGGACGGATCGATTTCGACACCTTCACCCTCGCACCGGCCGAGGCCTCCCGTCTCACGCGCCTTCACCTGCTCGCCTGCGGCACCTCCTGGCACGCCGCGCTGGTCGGCAAGTTCCTCATCGAGGAGCTGGCGCGCCTGCCGGTGGCGGTCGACTACGGCTCGGAGTACCGCTATCGCGACCCGATCGTCGACGACACGGTGCTCGCCCTCGGCATCTCCCAATCGGGCGAGACCGCCGACACCCTCTCGGCGATGGAGGCGGCGCGCGATCGCGGTGCCCGCCTCGCCGCGATCTGCAACGTCCCGGGAAGCCAGGCGACCCGCGTCAGCGACGGGGTGATCTACACCCACGCCGGCCCCGAAATCGGCGTCGCCTCCACCAAGGCGTTCACGACGCAGCTCGTGGCGCTCTACCTGCTCGCTCTCTACCTGCGCCAGCAGCGTGGCGGAACGATCCCCGCCGAGCTGCTCGCCGGGCTCGCCCACCTGCCCCAGGCGATGGCCCAGGCGGTGGCGCTCGAATCGCGCACCGAGGAGCTGGCGCGGCGCTTCCACACGGCGCGCAACTTCCTCTACCTGGGGCGCGGCATCAACTATCCGATCGCCCTCGAAGGGGCCCTCAAGCTCAAGGAGATCTCCTACATCCACGCCGAGGGCTATCCGGCCGGCGAGATGAAGCACGGTCCGATCGCGCTGATCGACGCGAGCCTGCCGGTGCTCGCCGTGGCCACCGGGGAGCGGGTGTTCGAGAAGGTGAAGAGCAATCTGCAGGAGGTCAAGGCGCGCGACGGCATCACCCTGGTGGTCACCGATCACCCCGACGAGGCATTCGGCGGCGTTGCCGACGAGATTCTCCGCGTGCCGCGCCTCCCCGAGCTGCTGCAGCCGATCGTCAACGTCGTGCCGCTGCAACTGCTCGCCTACGCCATCGGCGTGCGCCGCGGCTGCGACGTCGACCAGCCGCGCAATCTCGCCAAGAGCGTCACCGTCGAGTAG
- a CDS encoding gliding-motility protein MglA encodes MTFINYASREINCKIVYYGPGLGGKTTNLQYIYTKTAPESKGKMISLATETDRTLFFDFLPLDLGTIRGFTTRFHLYTVPGQVFYDASRRLILKGVDGVVFVADSQEERMDANIESIRNLEENLREHGFDLKNIPYALQFNKRDLPNILPLADMYRVLNYKREPTFEGIANQGVGVFDTLKAVAKQVLVELRKH; translated from the coding sequence GGGCTCGGCGGCAAGACGACCAACCTGCAGTACATCTACACGAAGACCGCACCCGAGTCGAAGGGCAAGATGATCTCGCTTGCCACGGAGACCGATCGCACGCTCTTCTTCGACTTCCTGCCGCTCGACTTGGGGACCATCCGCGGCTTCACCACCCGCTTCCACCTCTACACCGTCCCGGGGCAGGTCTTCTACGACGCCAGCCGCCGGCTCATCCTCAAGGGCGTCGACGGCGTGGTTTTCGTCGCCGACTCGCAAGAGGAGCGGATGGACGCCAACATCGAGTCGATCCGCAACCTCGAAGAGAACCTGCGCGAGCACGGTTTCGACCTGAAGAACATCCCCTACGCACTGCAGTTCAACAAGCGCGACCTGCCGAACATCCTGCCGCTCGCCGACATGTACCGTGTGCTCAACTACAAGCGCGAGCCGACGTTCGAGGGGATCGCCAACCAGGGGGTCGGCGTCTTCGACACCCTCAAGGCCGTCGCCAAGCAGGTCCTGGTCGAGTTGCGCAAGCACTGA